The following proteins come from a genomic window of Kitasatospora cineracea:
- a CDS encoding IS110 family transposase: protein MGERSARAWAGVDAGKGHHWAAVVDEAGTTLWSKKIVNDETAILTALGEILELAEQVHWAVDISGTASALLLALLAAHGQQAVYVPGRTVNRMAGAYRGEAKTDARDAYVIAETSRQRWDFAAIEVPAQLAADLALLTAHRSDLVADRVRMINRLRDVLTGIFPALERAFDYSAHKGALVLLTGYQTPAALRRRGRARLTAWLANRSVRGADAVAATALEAAEAQRTVLPGEDVAAAIVADLAAQILALDDRLKRIDKQIRDTFRAHPQAEIIESLPGIGPILGAELVVAAGDLAAYADAGHLASAAGLVPVPRDSGRRTGNMHRPKRYSRRLRRVFYMSAQTSIMRDGPNRDFYLKKRAEGCKHVQAIIALARRRVSVLWALLRDNRIFTPVLDAQAA, encoded by the coding sequence GTGGGAGAGCGAAGTGCCCGTGCTTGGGCGGGTGTTGACGCCGGCAAGGGCCATCACTGGGCGGCCGTGGTCGACGAGGCCGGCACAACGCTGTGGTCGAAGAAGATCGTCAACGACGAGACGGCGATCCTGACCGCGCTCGGCGAAATCCTGGAGCTGGCCGAGCAGGTCCACTGGGCGGTGGACATCTCCGGCACCGCCTCGGCACTGCTGCTGGCCCTGCTCGCCGCCCACGGCCAGCAGGCCGTCTACGTGCCCGGACGCACCGTCAACCGCATGGCCGGCGCCTACCGGGGCGAGGCGAAGACCGACGCCCGCGACGCCTACGTCATCGCCGAAACCTCCCGTCAGCGATGGGACTTCGCCGCGATCGAGGTGCCCGCCCAGCTCGCGGCGGACCTCGCACTGCTGACTGCGCACCGATCGGACCTGGTCGCCGACCGCGTGCGGATGATCAACCGGCTCCGCGACGTGCTCACCGGCATCTTCCCCGCCCTGGAACGGGCCTTCGACTACTCCGCGCACAAGGGCGCCCTGGTCCTGCTGACCGGCTACCAGACCCCGGCCGCCCTGCGCCGCCGGGGCCGGGCCCGGCTGACGGCCTGGCTCGCCAACCGGAGCGTGCGCGGCGCCGACGCGGTCGCCGCGACCGCGCTGGAGGCCGCCGAGGCCCAGCGCACCGTGCTGCCCGGCGAGGACGTCGCCGCCGCGATCGTCGCCGACCTCGCCGCACAGATCCTGGCCCTGGACGACCGGTTGAAGCGGATCGACAAGCAGATCCGCGACACCTTCCGTGCCCACCCGCAGGCCGAGATCATCGAGTCCCTGCCCGGCATCGGGCCGATACTCGGCGCCGAGCTCGTCGTCGCCGCCGGGGACCTGGCCGCCTACGCGGACGCCGGCCACCTCGCCTCGGCGGCCGGGCTGGTGCCCGTCCCCCGCGATTCCGGTCGCCGCACCGGCAACATGCACCGGCCGAAACGCTACAGTCGCCGCCTGCGACGGGTGTTCTACATGTCCGCGCAGACCAGCATCATGCGGGACGGGCCGAACCGGGACTTCTACCTCAAGAAGCGCGCCGAGGGCTGCAAGCATGTCCAGGCGATCATCGCCCTCGCCCGCCGCCGGGTCAGCGTCCTGTGGGCGCTCCTGCGCGACAATCGGATCTTCACCCCCGTTCTGGACGCGCAGGCAGCTTGA
- a CDS encoding TetR/AcrR family transcriptional regulator: protein MPLTRKGAATRQRIVEGTAEQIREDGVFAVRLEDVMARTATSKSQLFHYFPGGKDDLLLAVARHEAHRVLADQQPELGALTDWDAWQQWRDKVLARYRAQGANCPLHTALAQLGGATDATRAVACELLDQWQRQLAAGIRHLQADGATAPHLDADREAAALLAGIQGGVLILMTSGSATHLEAALDTGLARLRGTVGTGA, encoded by the coding sequence GTGCCGCTGACCCGCAAGGGCGCCGCCACCCGGCAGCGCATCGTCGAGGGCACCGCCGAACAGATCCGCGAAGACGGCGTGTTCGCGGTCCGCCTCGAGGACGTGATGGCCCGCACCGCGACCAGCAAGAGCCAGCTCTTCCACTACTTCCCCGGCGGGAAGGACGACCTGCTGCTCGCCGTCGCCCGGCACGAGGCGCACCGGGTGCTGGCGGACCAGCAGCCCGAACTCGGCGCCCTCACCGACTGGGACGCCTGGCAGCAGTGGCGCGACAAGGTCCTCGCCCGCTACCGCGCCCAGGGCGCCAACTGCCCCCTGCACACCGCCCTCGCCCAACTCGGCGGCGCCACCGACGCCACCCGGGCGGTGGCCTGCGAACTGCTCGACCAGTGGCAGCGCCAACTCGCCGCCGGCATCCGCCACCTGCAGGCCGACGGCGCGACCGCCCCGCACCTGGACGCCGACCGAGAGGCCGCCGCGCTGCTCGCCGGGATCCAGGGCGGCGTGCTGATCCTGATGACCAGCGGCTCCGCCACCCACCTGGAAGCCGCCCTGGACACCGGCCTCGCCCGCCTGCGCGGAACGGTCGGCACCGGTGCGTGA
- a CDS encoding rhodanese-like domain-containing protein, translated as MSATATATAGTSTETATSAVLSVPAAAPAEAAAHYAARLAFEADVSDVHADLASGAPGIVVVDTRSKAAWDQGHIPGAVHLPTGQIADLAPEAIDPTLTVVTYCWGPGCNGATRAALAFARLGYRVKEMLGGFEYWAREGFAYDTAAGSEQRPVDDLTAPRSGISCAC; from the coding sequence ATGTCCGCCACCGCCACCGCCACCGCCGGGACGAGCACCGAGACCGCCACCAGCGCCGTCCTGAGCGTCCCCGCCGCCGCCCCGGCCGAGGCCGCCGCCCACTACGCCGCCCGGCTCGCCTTCGAGGCGGACGTCTCGGACGTCCACGCCGACCTGGCCTCCGGCGCGCCCGGCATCGTGGTGGTCGACACCCGCAGCAAGGCCGCCTGGGACCAGGGGCACATCCCCGGTGCCGTCCACCTCCCGACCGGGCAGATCGCCGACCTGGCCCCGGAGGCGATCGACCCGACCCTGACCGTGGTCACCTACTGCTGGGGCCCCGGCTGCAACGGCGCCACCCGCGCGGCCCTGGCCTTCGCCCGGCTCGGCTACCGGGTCAAGGAGATGCTCGGCGGCTTCGAGTACTGGGCCCGCGAGGGCTTCGCGTACGACACCGCCGCGGGCTCCGAGCAGCGCCCCGTCGACGACCTGACCGCCCCGCGCTCCGGCATCTCCTGCGCCTGCTGA
- a CDS encoding LysR family transcriptional regulator — MELRTLRYFVAVAEELHFGRAARRLHLSQPPLSRAVKQLEADLGALLFVRSPAGVALTPAGTVLLAEARTLLARADRLRVRVGAAAGRAGLTVGILGDGTDPGVFRSAAAHRRDHPGVDVLVRETDLTDPTCGLRAGLVDVALTRAPFDEDGLAVRTLRSDPVGAVLRADDPLARRERLRSAELDGRRWFRFPPGTDPRWQAFWHGGTEREGPVVRGVQECLQAVLWNGTVGLAPLGHDLPAGLVVVPVPDLAPSRVVVAWNEGAADPLVRSFVETATAAYRA; from the coding sequence TTCGTGGCGGTCGCCGAGGAACTGCACTTCGGCCGGGCCGCCCGCCGCCTGCACCTGAGCCAGCCGCCGCTGAGCCGGGCGGTCAAGCAGTTGGAGGCCGACCTCGGCGCCCTGCTGTTCGTCCGCTCGCCGGCCGGGGTCGCGCTCACCCCGGCGGGCACGGTGCTGCTGGCGGAGGCGCGGACCCTGCTCGCCCGCGCCGACCGGCTGCGGGTGCGGGTCGGCGCGGCGGCCGGACGGGCGGGCCTGACCGTCGGCATCCTGGGCGACGGCACCGACCCGGGCGTGTTCCGGTCGGCGGCCGCCCACCGCCGCGACCACCCGGGCGTGGACGTCCTGGTCCGGGAGACCGACCTGACCGACCCGACCTGCGGGCTGCGCGCCGGGCTGGTGGACGTTGCCCTCACCCGGGCCCCGTTCGACGAGGACGGCCTGGCGGTGCGCACGCTGCGGTCCGATCCGGTCGGCGCGGTGCTGCGCGCCGACGACCCGCTGGCCCGCCGCGAGCGGCTGCGGTCGGCCGAGCTGGACGGCCGCCGCTGGTTCCGCTTCCCGCCCGGCACCGACCCGCGCTGGCAGGCGTTCTGGCACGGCGGCACCGAGCGGGAGGGCCCGGTGGTGCGCGGCGTGCAGGAGTGCCTGCAGGCGGTGCTGTGGAACGGCACGGTCGGGCTGGCCCCGCTCGGACACGACCTGCCCGCCGGGCTGGTGGTGGTGCCGGTGCCGGACCTGGCGCCGAGCCGGGTGGTGGTGGCCTGGAACGAGGGCGCGGCCGACCCGCTGGTCCGCTCCTTCGTCGAGACGGCGACGGCCGCCTACCGCGCCTGA